The Conexivisphaera calida genome includes a region encoding these proteins:
- a CDS encoding metallophosphoesterase, whose amino-acid sequence MAEEEPDFLVIEDGGKFPLSYSDPGGLRDHLAKRLGMARMATQRRAGELDAISDVKKSMEEKKGGPWNVLAVMLERHVWRPGRLEIVIEDEADALRVIVSKDAEKDVASLLLDEPAIFHLEERGRRIMVRHVEKLGAAFRSNPFRSSRRVYAAFMSDLHCKEGSCEGLEKFVHQVLGGELEWDIIRNLSYFVIGGDMAECGCEDPHDVYNEVGRILARLPDSIVKVIIPGECDAAPNILPQPSIERRFRGILGEIPNTYLVGNPSLVSMSGVRVLLYHGQTVLKTMEYLGVERPALAMRRLLSLRSLVPIFGMRDYTIFSSGMEGLELTTVPDIFYAGHTHMADALRSENVLFLSTPSWSNSRGPRVPNVAIVNLSSMDVLWRGPISFED is encoded by the coding sequence GTGGCGGAAGAAGAGCCGGATTTCTTGGTCATTGAAGATGGAGGAAAGTTTCCGCTATCATACTCGGACCCAGGAGGCCTCAGGGATCACTTGGCCAAGAGGCTCGGCATGGCCCGTATGGCCACACAGAGGCGTGCGGGGGAACTCGACGCCATCTCCGATGTCAAGAAATCTATGGAGGAGAAGAAAGGCGGGCCCTGGAACGTGTTGGCTGTTATGTTAGAGAGGCATGTGTGGCGGCCTGGGCGCTTAGAGATAGTGATTGAGGATGAGGCGGATGCGTTGAGGGTAATTGTCAGCAAGGACGCCGAGAAAGATGTCGCTTCTTTGCTCCTCGATGAGCCGGCTATCTTCCATTTAGAGGAGCGGGGTAGGAGAATTATGGTGAGACATGTTGAGAAATTAGGTGCCGCATTCCGCTCTAATCCGTTCAGGTCGAGCAGGAGAGTTTATGCCGCATTCATGTCGGATCTCCATTGTAAGGAAGGATCCTGTGAGGGATTGGAGAAATTCGTGCACCAGGTTCTTGGGGGAGAGCTGGAGTGGGATATCATTAGAAATCTCTCATATTTTGTGATAGGTGGTGATATGGCTGAATGTGGGTGTGAAGATCCGCATGATGTGTACAATGAGGTAGGCCGCATATTGGCAAGGCTTCCAGATAGTATTGTAAAGGTGATAATCCCCGGGGAATGTGACGCGGCGCCTAACATACTACCACAACCATCAATAGAGAGAAGGTTCAGGGGTATCTTGGGAGAGATCCCCAACACGTACCTGGTGGGGAACCCCTCGCTGGTCAGCATGTCAGGAGTTCGGGTCCTGCTCTATCATGGACAAACTGTGCTGAAGACTATGGAGTACTTAGGCGTCGAAAGGCCGGCTTTGGCCATGAGGAGATTACTCTCGCTGCGTAGCCTGGTGCCTATATTTGGTATGCGTGACTACACGATTTTCTCATCAGGTATGGAAGGGCTTGAGCTTACAACCGTGCCGGATATCTTCTACGCGGGCCATACACATATGGCCGATGCATTAAGATCGGAGAATGTGCTCTTTCTCTCCACGCCGTCGTGGAGTAATAGCCGGGGGCCGCGGGTGCCCAATGTGGCCATAGTTAATTTATCATCAATGGATGTCCTATGGAGGGGCCCTATATCATTTGAGGATTGA
- a CDS encoding MFS transporter translates to MEPHARDAAGYLRIMAVIVTITFAFRATNSMIPPTMSLIAKDLGFGESEIGALALTFMGCTFISSAFINARLRSGRRRMLFVAASWAYSLVFPFFYFSGPITLWILAALAGFSLGFVTPNIMTAAGGAGRDRKSVERALALYTLALSTSLMVSPSLEGLILRYFTLREAFLLFAPIALLVGALSPALPFPEEGARSSTPARGVLRSPGFAVSFLNQLAYQIPFAFIVTFSSIYAVQRFSATNSAAIFLYVAFYATSFAARFALTARPAENLTALMMLSATLTLAGLFAAWAAPSIVIYAAALAILGIPHGLTYTISVISLSRVFDMKTRNAANSYFSSTMMLIGAFLPALLGILADLMGLRTAILVLIIPVAIVFAATLALARRLTVLLGSSGVGAG, encoded by the coding sequence TTGGAGCCCCACGCGCGGGATGCCGCCGGATACCTCAGGATAATGGCCGTCATAGTCACGATCACGTTCGCCTTCAGGGCCACTAACAGTATGATACCGCCCACTATGTCATTGATCGCGAAGGACCTTGGATTCGGTGAATCGGAGATAGGAGCACTTGCCCTCACCTTCATGGGGTGCACATTTATCTCGAGCGCGTTCATAAACGCGAGGCTCCGCTCAGGAAGACGTAGAATGTTATTCGTGGCGGCTTCCTGGGCCTACTCACTGGTATTTCCATTCTTCTACTTCTCAGGGCCCATCACTTTGTGGATCCTAGCAGCGCTGGCCGGATTCTCACTGGGGTTCGTCACGCCGAACATTATGACTGCGGCTGGTGGTGCGGGGCGCGATAGAAAATCGGTGGAACGCGCACTCGCACTGTACACTCTAGCTCTGAGCACTTCGCTCATGGTAAGCCCTTCCCTAGAGGGCCTGATCCTCAGGTACTTCACGCTCAGGGAGGCGTTCCTGCTGTTTGCGCCGATAGCACTCCTCGTAGGAGCGCTATCCCCGGCGCTGCCCTTCCCGGAGGAAGGCGCTCGGAGTAGTACGCCCGCGCGCGGCGTGCTGAGGAGCCCGGGTTTCGCTGTGTCGTTCCTAAATCAGCTCGCATACCAGATACCATTCGCATTCATTGTGACCTTCTCAAGTATTTACGCCGTGCAGCGCTTCTCGGCGACGAACTCCGCGGCGATATTCCTATATGTCGCGTTCTACGCTACATCCTTCGCCGCCAGGTTCGCACTGACCGCGCGTCCAGCCGAGAACCTGACGGCACTTATGATGCTGTCGGCAACACTGACGCTTGCGGGATTGTTCGCGGCATGGGCGGCACCTTCCATAGTAATATACGCCGCAGCGCTGGCGATTCTGGGTATACCACATGGCCTGACCTATACGATAAGCGTCATCTCGCTCTCCAGGGTGTTCGACATGAAAACCAGGAACGCCGCCAATAGCTACTTCTCATCCACAATGATGCTGATAGGGGCTTTCCTGCCAGCATTGTTAGGGATATTGGCGGATCTAATGGGCCTAAGGACCGCGATATTGGTGCTGATAATACCTGTCGCAATCGTGTTCGCAGCGACTCTGGCGCTGGCGAGGCGCCTGACCGTTCTCTTAGGGTCTTCGGGAGTAGGTGCAGGTTAG
- a CDS encoding substrate-binding domain-containing protein, producing the protein MRTSRAFVILVLAIIIASSAASYTLGYHAASPAPGGVVTIAASLYAPYLSSVVKNSGMSGTVVGMGSVAAARQIILEPEAYGVFLSVDPAVIEDMLYPRGISSWYVAVASDQMVIGVSRSSPVYGELASLNSSLNVAISDGNLSAEKEILGRILAVVLSGNYTVGTSDPNTDPEGYRALMMLQLSGMWLHGDQGYYVQELNALNSSGKLYEVPMGSALFSYLESGRVDFDIALYKSSAIQQGIPHILLPPQVNLGDANYSQFYARSSVEIESGGEVVDLHGAPIYICFTIPNTYQSKTQAALLALYMISPEGRSLLRSYGAVPLATPLLYGNASQVPYPLSVLINTSVLSYAGPIN; encoded by the coding sequence ATGCGTACCTCCAGGGCATTCGTCATACTCGTGCTCGCCATCATAATTGCGTCATCAGCTGCGTCCTACACGCTGGGATACCATGCGGCATCACCTGCGCCCGGCGGCGTCGTGACGATCGCCGCATCACTCTACGCTCCATATCTCAGCTCGGTGGTGAAGAATTCCGGGATGAGCGGCACCGTGGTTGGCATGGGATCAGTAGCGGCCGCCAGGCAGATAATCTTGGAGCCAGAGGCCTATGGAGTATTTCTATCCGTGGATCCCGCGGTCATTGAGGATATGCTGTATCCGCGCGGCATATCGTCCTGGTACGTTGCTGTAGCGAGTGACCAGATGGTGATAGGCGTCTCGCGCTCATCCCCTGTATACGGCGAGCTCGCCTCGCTGAATTCATCGCTCAACGTCGCAATCTCCGATGGCAACCTGAGCGCGGAGAAGGAGATATTGGGGAGGATACTAGCGGTGGTGCTCTCCGGCAACTACACCGTGGGGACCTCGGATCCCAACACGGATCCAGAGGGCTACAGGGCGCTCATGATGCTCCAGCTGTCCGGCATGTGGTTGCATGGAGATCAGGGCTACTACGTCCAGGAGCTCAACGCGCTGAACTCCAGCGGAAAGCTCTATGAGGTTCCCATGGGGTCCGCACTGTTCTCATACCTCGAGTCTGGTAGAGTTGACTTCGACATAGCGCTCTACAAGTCCTCTGCTATCCAACAGGGAATTCCACATATATTGCTGCCGCCTCAGGTCAACCTAGGCGATGCCAATTATTCCCAGTTCTACGCGCGCTCTTCCGTGGAGATAGAGTCCGGCGGCGAGGTCGTCGACCTTCATGGAGCCCCAATATACATTTGCTTCACGATACCGAATACTTACCAGAGTAAAACCCAGGCGGCCCTGCTGGCGCTCTACATGATATCCCCGGAAGGTAGATCGCTCCTTCGCAGTTACGGCGCGGTTCCCCTAGCTACACCATTGCTATACGGAAA